A window of Mobiluncus massiliensis genomic DNA:
ACCGTTACTGGTAATTTAGGGAGAAAAACTTTAAAAAACAAAAAAACGTTCAAGCACGTTTTTTTCTATTCAAAAATGGAGATAAAGTCGCAGTTCAGAGAGTTTTATTTACAGACCCGTAAAAAAGCCTAAAAAGGCGCTATTTTTGTATTCAATACAGCCACCCTATGAACACAAGCCAAGAATTAAATATTTCAATGTACAGAATATGAACGTAAATTTGGGCGCTGCGGACAGCGTCCCTGCGCAGATGCATATTTCGCTGATTGAACAGATTGGTAACGTATGATTCCTGTCGACTACTGCGAATTTGTGTGTTCATTTGCACACCGAGACGGCTCGGGGACGTTGGTATGCAACAGAAAAACCCCTGCGGACTGTGCCAAACAGTACCGCAGGGGTCGTATCTAAGGATGCTTAAATCGAGTGAGGACTATTGTCCACAACCGCAGGACGGTTCCTCAGACTGGCCGCACTGGCAGCTCGCATCATCGCGTTTGGGCTGCAAATCCACCCATTCACGAGGCTCCACGCGCACCCCGGTAAAGAACGGGGTGTCAACGCGCACGAACAGGCGGGCCTCAACCTCGCGCTGCTTGCGCAACACTCCCATGACCCGATCCAGGCGGTCCGCCTCTAGGGTGATGGTCCATTCCCAATCTCCCAGAGCAAACGCTGCCAGGGTTGAAACCGCCACGTCATTGAAATCGTGGCCGTTCATACCGTGTTCCTTGAGGATGGCGTTGCGCCGTGCCTTGGGCAGGTAGTACCAGTCCCAAGAGCGTACGAAAGGATAAACCGCGGCGTACTTGCGCGGGGCGAAACCGCCCCAGCAGGCGGGCAGGTGCGATTCGTTGAACTCAGCGGGCAGGTGGCGGCTCATCGCCGACCAGACCGGCTCGAACAAAGCGGGCCGACCGTGGCACGTCCCGATGGCTCCCACCTTGCGGAAGGCTTCTTGCAGGGCTTCAGTATTATCGGCCAGCGCCCAAATCATCAGGTCAGCATCGGGACGGAACCCCGACACGTCATACCAGCCGCGCACCACTACGCCGTTCACCGCTTCTTCCAAACGGTGGGTAATGCGTTCCAGACGCTGCGGGTCGGTGGGCAGAGGCCGAGTCCGGCGGAACACCATGTGCAGGGAGTAATTCTCTCTGGCGTTGACTTCGTGATAATCGACCGCGTAATCGCGCGGGTCGCCGGTGATTTCCGGAGCTGTTTGAACGGATTCGGGATGTCCCATGGTTTCTCCTTTGATTGGGGTTGGGTTAACAGTGTGATGAGGACGAGAGTGGATAGGGCGCGGATACTGGCAGCAGTTCGGTCCGCAGGTTTCCGCCAAGGGCGGGTAGGTGTCGGGCTCCACGGACTGCTGCGGGTGTTCTCCGCGCGCGAAGGCGGCCCGTTCGTAAACCAGGTCAGCCAGTTCATCCAGGAACTCAGGGTCAGATTCCGCGGTGGCAGCCCGCCGATATTCCAAGCCCAGTTCCTGGGCGGTAGCGGCAGCCTCGGTGTCGAGATCATAGACGACTTCCATATGGTCCGAAATAAAACCGAAGGGAGCCACGATGACCCGGCGCACCCCGGCGGCCGCCAAATCGCGCAAGTGGTCATTAATGTCAGGTTCCAACCACGCCTGGTGCGGGGAACCAGAACGCGAACAAAATGCCAGCGACCACGGCATTTCCAGTCCTTGTGCGGACAGGTGCCGGTTGATGGCTTGCGCTATCGCGAGGTGTTGAGCCAGGTAGGTCCAGCCCTGCCCCAGGGCATCTTGCTCACGGGTCACCACCGGCAAAGCGTCGAGGGCCTCGGGGGAGAAG
This region includes:
- the hemQ gene encoding hydrogen peroxide-dependent heme synthase, whose product is MHSLSPYDALLLVSYGGPNGPEDVLPFLRNATGGAGIPDSRLEQVGGHYRLFGGVSPINARNDELLAGLHQRLGDDLIYTVGNRNWHPYFSESLIDLVDQGARRILTLFTTAYTCYSGCRQYRENLAQALADLRAARPEVAGEVTLDRVRPFANTPGFVTANARAIAAAARDLNVTLASDQSAATSPSQVHLVYVTHSIPLEMARHSGPCRCAHSATEASPTVRKPALFDDRFDTPVSRPSVPLRQRLRDFSPEALDALPVVTREQDALGQGWTYLAQHLAIAQAINRHLSAQGLEMPWSLAFCSRSGSPHQAWLEPDINDHLRDLAAAGVRRVIVAPFGFISDHMEVVYDLDTEAAATAQELGLEYRRAATAESDPEFLDELADLVYERAAFARGEHPQQSVEPDTYPPLAETCGPNCCQYPRPIHSRPHHTVNPTPIKGETMGHPESVQTAPEITGDPRDYAVDYHEVNARENYSLHMVFRRTRPLPTDPQRLERITHRLEEAVNGVVVRGWYDVSGFRPDADLMIWALADNTEALQEAFRKVGAIGTCHGRPALFEPVWSAMSRHLPAEFNESHLPACWGGFAPRKYAAVYPFVRSWDWYYLPKARRNAILKEHGMNGHDFNDVAVSTLAAFALGDWEWTITLEADRLDRVMGVLRKQREVEARLFVRVDTPFFTGVRVEPREWVDLQPKRDDASCQCGQSEEPSCGCGQ